The Bradysia coprophila strain Holo2 chromosome IV unlocalized genomic scaffold, BU_Bcop_v1 contig_81, whole genome shotgun sequence genome has a window encoding:
- the LOC119072351 gene encoding alpha-tocopherol transfer protein-like has protein sequence MLNGRSLYSSDIQNEKMINVRPLCKALAIKVSKDLNEVPARVPEDIETLREWLLTQKHLRTPLDDQFLITFLRGCKYSIQKAKEKIDLFFTVREEIPELYSNRDPLDKRIGAMLKLGCTVVVPNPPGDGGPQIQFIRPGLYGTSEFTVHELFKLNTIMTDVMILEDDNFIISGAVGIMDFTNVTKEHFNELDAICLKKIAKLNQEAQPSQYLGFHYIHISSQFAEIFNMFKGFMSEENRRRLYVHRNIETLYDYVPRRLLPTEYGGEAGPIQNMIDIFETKVISCREKLIRWEGYGVDESLRVDKSRSLIEIEKRNIYNV, from the exons ATGTTAAACGGACGAAGTTTATATAGTTCTGATATTCAGAACGAAAAAATGATCAATGTTCGGCCATTGTGCAAAGCATTAGCTATTAAAGTTTCGAAAGACTTGAATGAAGTGCCAGCAAGAGTTCCGGAAGATATTGAAACATTGAGAGAATGGTTACTGACACAGAAACATCTTCGGACTCCGCTGG ATGATCAGTTCTTGATTACTTTCTTGCGCGGATGTAAATACAGCATACAAAAAGCCAaagaaaaaatagatttgttttTCACTGTCCGAGAAGAAATTCCAGAACTATATAGCAACAGAGATCCACTGGACAAGCGAATCGGAGCCATGTTGAAGTTGGG GTGTACTGTTGTAGTTCCAAATCCACCTGGTGACGGAGGTCCGCAAATTCAATTCATCAGACCCGGACTGTATGGCACATCAGAATTTACCGTTCACGAgttattcaaattgaatacAATTATGACAGACGTTATGATCTTGGAGGACGACAATTTCATAATAAGCGGTGCTGTCGGAATCATGGATTTTACAAACGTGACGAAGGAACATTTCAACGAATTGGACGCAATATGCTTGAAGAAAATTGCCAAATTAAATCAGGAGGCACAGCCGAGCCAGTATCTGGGATTTCACTACATTCACATATCGAGTCAATTCGCTGAAATATTTAACATGTTCAAGGGATTTATGAGCGAGGAGAACCGCAGACGA TTGTATGTCCATAGAAACATCGAAACATTGTACGACTACGTGCCCAGGCGACTGTTACCAACAGAATATG GTGGTGAAGCCGGTCCCATTCAGAACATGATTGACATTTTCGAAACGAAAGTAATCTCTTGCCGTGAAAAGTTGATTCGTTGGGAGGGTTATGGCGTGGACGAAAGTTTAAGAGTGGACAAATCTAGGAGTTTAATCGAAATTgagaaacgaaatatttataatGTTTAA
- the LOC119072128 gene encoding uncharacterized protein LOC119072128 translates to MTSEKYAAQKIQQLTSCLTIMFAGNQEYVSPIEAEHQKTKAKQFDDFIANLKTKFSSTNSKDEKYQILTMLPTEWSKGVMSVPNPKLPSNILQRSTKEAVQTFYLEDDISRMMPGKNDCVSMTVNGKKQKVQKRMILSTLRQTYQEFKNRHETIKVSLSYFMKCRPKNCIFLGAPGTHFICVCTIHQNVKQMVYSGKLSKHTCGELMHYEHCVAKVTCNPPQQKCFMRTCKNCPKMLAFKKYLINALKIGMNGESDKEVEFGDHCDDDVLEIEDVSEIEHMEGLNEDEDSDESDGNEADETEHETGIESEDSEANGDEYDDEEIIHFRQWVSTDRCEFKHFAMPISKFVDDFAVKLEKLITHIFITNEQTAFLKWCRDSLKIGEFLIWGDFAENFSFVIQNEAQGYHWARKQATVHPFVIYYKNEKNELAHLNYVIISDCLKHDSVAVYLFISKLVKFLEGRFKVITKLYYFTDGCAGQYKNRKNFSTVYYHKIDFGYECEWHFHATSHGKGPCDGIGGTLKRSAARASLGRTYEKQIDSAELLFEWASSSDMDMHFEYSTTAEHESMTIQLRDRFNAAKLIKGTLKYHCFIPRDSGELMVKYYSADPDHKMVKIV, encoded by the exons atgacGTCTGAGAAATACGCGGCTCAAAAGATTCAACAGCTAACTTCTTGTCTTACAATTATGTTCGCAGGTAATCAGGAATATGTGTCTCCGATTGAAGCAGAACACCAAAAAACGAAAGCGAAACAGTTCGATGATTTCATCGCCAATTTGAAAACCAAGTTTTCAAGTACTAATTCTAAGGACGAGAAATATCAAATTCTAACGATGCTACCGACTGAATGGAGT AAAGGTGTTATGTCTGTACCAAATCCGAAGTTACCAAGCAACATTTTACAACGTTCCACTAAAGAAGCTGTGCAAACATTctatcttgaagatgatatAAGTCGAATGATGCCTGGAAAGAATGACTGTGTGTCAATGACTGTAAACG GTAAAAAACAAAAGGTGCAAAAACGTATGATTCTCAGCACCTTGAGACAGACGTaccaagaatttaaaaatcgtCATGAGACTATCAAGGTCAGCCTGTCCTACTTTATGAAATGCCGGCCGAAAAATTGCATATTCTTGGGAGCTCCTGGAACTCATTTCATTTGTGTTTGCACAATACATCAGAATGTTAAACAAATGGTCTACA gTGGAAAATTGAGTAAACACACCTGTGGAGAACTAATGCATTATGAACATTGCGTTGCGAAAGTTACTTGCAATCCGCcccaacaaaaatgttttatgcgAACGTGTAAGAACTGCCCAAAAATGCTAGCTTTTAAAAAATATCTGATCAATGCATTGAAAATTGGTATGAATGGGGAAAGCGATAAGGAAGTTGAGTTCGGAGACCACTGTGATGATGATGTACTGGAAATTGAAGATGTCAGTGAAATTGAACACATGGAAGGATTGAATGAAGATGAGGACAGTGACGAATCGGATGGGAATGAGGCCGATGAAACAGAGCACGAGACCGGAATTGAAAGCGAAGACAGTGAAGCCAATGGTGATGAATACGACGACGAAGAAATAATCCATTTCAGGCAATGGGTGTCTACAGATCGGTgtgaatttaaacattttgcaatGCCCATATCTAAATTCGTGGACGATTTTGCTGTCAAACTCGAGAAGCTAATTACCCATATTTTTATTACGAATGAACAAACAGCTTTCTTGAAATGGTGCAGAGACAGTCTGAAAATTGGAGAGTTTTTGATATGGGGTGACTTTGCAGAGAACTTTTCATTTGTGATACAAAACGAGGCTCAAGGATATCATTGGGCAAGAAAACAGGCGACAGTGCACCctttcgtaatttattataaaaatgagAAGAATGAACTGGCGCATTTGAACTACGTCATCATTTCAGACTGTCTAAAGCACGACAGTGTCGCAGTGTATTTGTTTATTTCGAAGCttgtcaaatttttggaaGGTCGATTTAAAGTAATAACAAAACTGTATTACTTTACCGATGGGTGCGCTGGACAGTataaaaatcgcaaaaatttttctactgTATACtaccacaaaattgattttggatATGAATGTGAATGGCATTTCCATGCAACATCTCATGGAAAAGGTCCGTGCGATGGTATAGGCGGTACTTTAAAACGTAGTGCCGCTCGCGCAAGCTTGGGTCGAACATACGAAAAGCAAATCGATTCGGCAGAACTATTGTTTGAGTGGGCCTCATCGTCGGACATGGACATGCACTTCGAGTATTCAACAACTGCTGAACACGAAAGCATGACAATTCAGTTACGTGACCGTTTTAATgcagcaaaattaataaaaggAACCCTTAAGTACCACTGCTTTATTCCAAGAGATAGTGGAGAACTCATGGTAAAATATTATTCGGCTGACCCAGACCATAAAATGGTCAAAATCGTGTGA
- the LOC119072352 gene encoding uncharacterized protein LOC119072352 — protein MNGSAKPIAGVLSTRQLLFARDPEVKKRSDQNMKDFLNSSEMLPQSEFPYVGSDDILNHLFDVINRQVFNANLDGIKLEWCDTLSSRAIIAYEQSTYATRQTYIRCSKAWFRNRNRQQFVEAILYELIHLYVKKRGAEAGEETSPDLMAYVIYGGLDYFNVKYEMNLVLNQNHKSGNVDDTEVVRETLKSTLRERKASTGKIPQFTLGPEAKLLSRRITGNKNAVKCDADNGCGGFCYGSGCPAAAALRQRYLGSNIYFLFTVERPLECFLCENKGKGTLNAHFNKDCKAFGRPKKNVHDDQIFLL, from the exons ATGAATGGCAGTGCCAAG CCAATTGCTGGAGTGTTAAGTACCCGTCAATTATTGTTTGCACGAGATCCGGAAGTAAAAAAACGTTCGGACCAGAACATGAAAGATTTTCTGAACTCATCGGAAATGCTTCCACAGAGCGAATTTCCATACGTTGGTTCCGATGACATTTTGAATCATCTATTCGATGTGATCAATCGTCAGGTGTTCAACGCGAATTTGGATGGCATCAAACTGGAATGGTGTGACACATTATCGTCTCGTGCTATTATTGCATACGAACAGAGCACGTACGCAACGCGTCAAACGTATATTCGGTGCAGTAAGGCATGGTTTAGGAATCGGAATCGTCAGCAGTTTGTTGAAgcaattttg TACGAACTCATACACCTGTATGTAAAAAAGCGTGGTGCTGAAGCCGGTGAAGAAACCAGTCCAGACTTAATGGCGTACGTAATATATGGCGGACTGGACTATTTCAATGTGAAATACGAAATGAACCTCGTTCTCAATCAGAACCATAAAAGCGGAAACGTCGATGACACCGAAGTGGTGCGAGAGACTTTGAAATCAACTCTACGTGAACGTAAAGCGTCAACTGGAAAGATACCCCAATTTACATTGGGTCCGGAAGCTAAACTGTTATCCAGGAGAATTACTGGAAATAAGAACGCAGTGAAATGTGATGCTGACAATGGTTGTGGTGGTTTTTGCTACGGGAGCGGATGTCCGGCAGCTGCAGCACTGCGGCAACGGTATTTGGGTTCGAATATTTACTTTCTTTTCACTGTTGAGCGACCGCTGGAGTGTTTCCTTTGCGAGAACAAAGGTAAGGGAACGTTGAATGCGCATTTCAACAAGGACTGCAAGGCGTTCGGACGACCGAAGAAAAACGTTCACGATGACCAGATTTTTCTGCTGTAA
- the LOC119072350 gene encoding neuropeptide FF receptor 2 — protein MADDLEKFDYSIYDFPSPMWYMIPEWEVAVKITTFIPIILFGILGNIMLLNVIIRNRSLQTPTNLLLANMAVADFFVLTICSTMFLFKDFYQNFILGAIGCKMEGYVQGALLVTAVFNLCAVTYERLTAIVLPMETRLTIFSCKIVMACAWVGGFTLAVPLAVYRTYKEREWKNFVETFCMENTTVLPTYWHVLIATIVWFPLCAMIICYSAIFWKLDRYEAKVLKRENPICVSYKTKVARTLFIVVVTFLVLRLPFTTLVFIRNNWLKKSQMNQAAGFESFSYASQYLIYVNAAINPVIYGLTNDTFKRAYHQTPMLACLSKSKAHQANDVFSKKRNESSIWFWIASKHRWGQGFDNSKATITTKIKIISNLAEAENSGSGNSDLNSNVKQTSTAVI, from the exons ATGGCTGACGATTTGGAGAAG TTCGATTACAGTATCTATGATTTTCCCAGCCCTATGTGGTACATGATACCTGAATGGGAAGTAGCCGTAAAAATTACAACGTTCATCCCGATCATACTATTCGGAATTCTCGGTAACATTATGCTTTTGAATGTGATCATTCGAAACAGATCGTTACAGACACCGACTAATTTGCTATTGGCAAACATGGCAGTGGCAGATTTCTTCGTTCTGACAATTTGTTCGACCATGTTCTTGTTTAAGGacttttaccaaaatttcataCTTGGGGCAATTGGTTGCAAAATGGAGGGATATGTTCAAG GTGCTTTACTAGTGACTGCAGTGTTTAACTTATGTGCTGTAACATATGAACGATTAACAGCAATAGTATTGCCAATGGAGACTCGACTGaccatattttcttgtaaaattgTTATGGCTTGTGCGTGGGTTGGTGGATTTACCCTGGCTGTTCCATTAGCTGTGTACAGAACATATAAA GAACGAGAATGGAAAAACTTTGTGGAAACTTTCTGTATGGAAAACACAACAGTGTTGCCAACATATTGGCACGTTCTTATTGCAACGATCGTATGGTTTCCACTTTGTGCAATGATTATCTGTTATTCGGCAATATTTTGGAAG CTTGACAGATATGAAGCGAAGGTCCTCAAACGGGAAAATCCGATCTGCGTATCATACAAAACCAAAGTGGCCAGAACGTTATTCATTGTGGTTGTTACATTTCTTGTTTTACGGCTACCATTCACAACTTTGGTATTCATTCGAAACAATTGGCTGAAGAAATCGCAAATGAATCAAGCAGCCGGCTTCGAAAGTTTTTCGTATGCGTCCCAATATTTGATATACGTCAATGCTGCTATCAATCCCGTCATCTACGGTCTGACAAATGACACCTTTAAACGAGCCTACCATCAAACTCCAATGCTAGCATGCCTATCGAAATCGAAG GCTCATCAAGCCAATGATGTTTTCAGCAAAAAGCGTAATGAATCAAGCATTTGGTTTTGGATTGCTTCGAAACATCGCTGGGGTCAAGGTTTTGACAACAGTAAAGCAACGATAACAACGAAAATTAAGATCATTTCCAACTTGGCCGAAGCTGAGAATTCTGGTTCGGGAAATTCGgatttaaattccaatgtCAAGCAGACATCGACTGCTGTCATTTGA
- the LOC119072356 gene encoding uncharacterized protein LOC119072356 → MKFLGLLCIITCVFGASEKCAPRSDSCGPIAFTADSDFNQNLSLYSEPNFKGEPSTINITGPFGCTNAVPNFRIKSLLSTGSTQVTLHYGDDCAGHVLKQYQGGSENIDGSADCPGSIFVKHHRFGSC, encoded by the exons ATGAAGTTTTTGGGACTACTTTGCATTATCACTTGCGTATTCGGAGCATCTGAAAAATGTGCTCCACGAAGTGATAGCTGCGGACCGATTGCCTTCACAGCGGATTCTGACTTCAACCAAAACTTGA GTTTATATTCCGAACCAAATTTCAAAGGCGAACCATCAACAATTAACATTACTGGGCCGTTTGGATGCACCAATGCCGTTCCGAACTTTAGGATCAAATCATTACTAAGCACTGGCAGTACCCAAGTTACTCTACATTATGGGGACGACTGTGCGGGTCATGTACTCAAACAATATCAAGGTGGTTCAGAAAATATCGATGGAAGTGCTGATTGTCCTGGCTCAATCTTCGTCAAGCACCATCGTTTTGGATCTTGTTAA
- the LOC119072346 gene encoding probable cytochrome P450 9f2 codes for MVLAIVDLLRSPWTIVLTLVSLVVYKFVIKNWNFFDKIGIKYVRGAPILGVQYQVLLGKKTSMDTFVDLYKEHSKEQVIGAYDIGGAPMYVINDIDIAKRVTSKDFDHFTNHRFHIDKEVDPLLGRSMFATNDQDWKDIRSTTSPAFTGSKMRQMLSLINECTFDLCDNIKNEIQNKHSDTFDLKELMQRFVANTIASTAFGFKMNSFQDKDNEFYKHGYSAANLDGIKGMKFFAFQSIPKIMNFFKIRMMHEKDTEYFRSMIRQNMKYREENNIYRPDMIHLMMEARKGSLHHDTTSNDDIGFATVQESDYGRNSTKHLKFTEDDLVAQCMIFIFGGFNAVPTSQCFAAMEVAANVDIQDRLYNEIKSVHDQLAGQPLTYELLQNMKYMDQVVCETLRRWSIAPFSDREVNKPYTIELKNGKKIELKTGDGIWMPIAGYHMDEKYFPNPKRFDPERFSEENKKNIVQGSYIPFSIGPRNCVGSRYALMFMKVAIYYLVLNFQLELCEKSTYPIQLKLNTAFVDADFWVKLKPRT; via the exons ATGGTTTTGGCGATCGTCGATCTCCTGCGCTCACCATGGACCATTGTCCTTACACTGGTTTCGTTGGTCGTTTACAAATTCGTAAtcaagaattggaattttttcgataaaattggAATCAAATATGTCCGAGGCGCTCCAATATTGGGCGTTCAATATCAGGTGCTTCTCGGAAAGAAAACTAGCATGGACACGTTTGTCGATTTGTACAAGGAACATTCGAAGGAACAAGTCATCGGCGCATATGACATTGGCGGTGCGCCAATGTACGTAATAAATGATATCGATATAGCGAAGAGGGTCACGTCCAAAGACTTTGACCACTTTACGAATCATCGCTTTCATATCGACAAAGAAGTGGACCCATTGCTTGGACGATCTATGTTTGCCACCAATGATCAGGACTGGAAAGATATAAGATCGACAACAAGTCCGGCATTTACTG GCAGCAAAATGAGACAAATGTTGTCACTAATCAACGAGTGCACCTTCGATTTGTGcgataatataaaaaatgaaattcagaaCAAACACTCGGATACGTTCGACTTGAAGGAACTGATGCAACGCTTTGTGGCCAATACAATTGCGTCAACAGCATTCGGTTTTAAAATGAACTCATTCCAAGACAAGGACAATGAATTTTACAAACATGGCTATTCTGCGGCCAATCTGGACGGCATCAAAGGCATGAAATTCTTTGCATTCCAGAGCATTCCGAAAATCATGAACTTCTTCAAAATTCGAATGATGCATGAAAAAGACACCGAGTACTTTCGATCGATGATCCGGCAAAATATGAAGTATCGCGAGGAGAATAATATTTACCGTCCCGACATGATACATTTGATGATGGAAGCGAGAAAGGGCTCACTGCATCACGATACTACTAGCAACGATGACATTGGATTTGCCACCGTGCAAGAGTCTGACTATGGCAGGAATTCTACTAAACATTTGA AGTTCACTGAAGACGATTTGGTTGCCCAATGCATGATATTCATTTTTGGTGGTTTCAATGCTGTACCAACGTCTCAATGTTTCGCTGCAATGGAAGTGGCAGCCAATGTTGACATTCAAGACAGACTGTATAACGAAATCAAATCCGTACATGATCAACTAGCTGGACAGCCGTTAACTTACGAACTATTACAAAACATGAAGTACATGGACCAGGTGGTCTGCGAAACTCTTCGCCGCTGGTCGATTGCTCCATTTTCAGATAGAGAAGTTAACAAGCCGTACACGATCGAATtgaaaaatggcaaaaaaattgaattaaagacGGGCGACGGAATCTGGATGCCCATAG CTGGCTATCACATggacgaaaaatattttcccaatcCAAAGCGTTTCGATCCGGAGAGATTTAGTGAGGagaacaagaaaaatatcGTTCAGGGATCGTATATTCCGTTCTCGATTGGACCGAGAAACTGTGTG GGATCCAGATATGCACTGATGTTCATGAAAGTGGCGATTTACtatttagttttgaattttcaactgGAACTGTGTGAAAAATCGACATATCCCATTCAATTAAAGTTGAACACTGCCTTTGTGGACGCCGATTTTTGGGTTAAACTTAAACCCCGAACTTAG